From the Papaver somniferum cultivar HN1 chromosome 2, ASM357369v1, whole genome shotgun sequence genome, the window CCGTTTATATATGTTTACTCTTTTGGTTAATTCAGTTTAGGGTTGGTAATTCTTCCACTCTTATTATGTTAATATGCGTATATGAATTCTCTTGGGTAtaattttgaatatattttttgtttttacaaGTTCTGATTTCATTCTCCTCTTATTAACACGAGGCTTCTCAGTTTTGGAAAACACAAAGCTATTCGGTTAATTTCAGGTACTCAATGCAACATCCACCAAAGACTTTTGTTATTCCATTTCATTAGTGTTTGATAATTGCTTATGTTGGCTATTAGTCATTCATGAAGAACATTTTGCGGTGTTAAACCCATTTTTCCTTGAAAGCAATATAAAATTTTAACATCAACTCATACTTTTGAATATGCCCATTTCGTATTAAACAAAATTATCCCGTGAAAACCTAACTTTTATTTAGTGGATTGTTTGATTGCAGGGACATTTGTGTTAGCAAGGAGCAattcatttcttagtttaggtgcTTTCTAGATGGAGGAAGTTTTGATATATATGTCAATGCTATAATATAGGTACGACTTCTACCACTGCGATCCTCAAGGAAAGAATAActgttgattttatcaaaaggtttgcttttcctttttggttttcttggaaaaattatttgattgTCTTATTACACTTGATTAGTAGTCACATAAGGGAACGTCTTAGATTCGATCTCCCTTAAATGTCCAAGTGTTTTTCTTCCCATAAAGAAAATCTTTTAGGCATTTTTTTTTCACATTTCCCTTTTTTGATTAGGTAGtcaaaatcatataaataggGAATATACCTTCCGATTGCACTTAATACCAAAATATCGGATTTAAACGACTTTTctctttcataaaaaaaaaatctgaaaaaccAGAGATttcatattgttgttgttgttgatggttgAAGCAGAATAGGTAGGATTTTGAAAGAAATCgacaccaccatcaacataatTGAGTAGACTGGATGTTCAAGTTAGATATCAAAACCATAATTTTTGTTGCTTTTAATGATTCTTTTGGTTTATTTATTCTATTAGGTGATCCAATATTCAAAGAAAGTGTTCATCCATAGCGCCATTTTAATTGAGACCCACGTACGTACTCCTTATAATGAAGGATTTTGGTTTAGTTATATCAATTGGATTTCATATTACATCGATGTCTGTAAAAAGGTTTACATTTGGTATTCATTTAGGATATCTTGTATCGAAATGCAATTAATCATGTATAACACTACATACACATAtgttgcatgcttcaaaaaatatatatatgctGAATTTTGATATGGAACTTAGGAAAGGAACAAGTAATTTTTGATAAGGTTTTTTTCACCATGTTAGGAGAAGCGACATTGATTAGAGTTCTCACTTTTTTTGCTCTTTGAATAAATGATGCAGCAAAAGCCCAGGTGGATGTTTATGATACCGCCGAAGAAAAACCACACAAGATGAGATCCCAAAAAATAAGGTCTGAGGGTCCAATCGTAGTTTCATAAAAGGAGACGGGGCATAAGAAATATGAAAACCACTAAGAAAGTTTATGGCACATGAAATATGGGAATTCTTATTCAGTTTTTCATTATTTGTGTCTGTTTGTTGGTGTTCAATTTCTTTCGAACTTTCTTATCCTTTATCTTCCTTCATATTTGTTAACTTTAAGATCTTTGATTTTTTAGCTTGGTTATGTTGTTTTCAAGTAGTTCTTGATCGTTCTTATCGGAAAACTAAGTAGGTCTCAACACATAGTTGTAGTTTTATTACATATATTAAAATTAATTTTCATTGATTCACGATAATTCTCTGATCCCATAATTGTTTAGATACTTATTTGTCAATTATAAGTGTAAAAACTGATGTTATAAATGTGTTATTGTTCATTAGAGATTAGTGTTGTAGTTATGGTTGATATTGTCACCCTTATTTGTGAACtataacaaatttttatttaataAGTGGTTTTACTTTATTATTCAACTTTGCAGGAACGAATTCGCCCTTCGTAATATTGTATTGTACTCTCGTGCATTCATCTATAATGTTTGATGAAAAAACATGGAGTGAATTAAGTGACTAAAATTCGTATAAGCAAAACTATTCAAAGGAAAATGCTTATTTTCAAGCAAAACTATGAAAAGGAAATTGCTTATTGCTAATTTCATAGacgtaatttttcttttttaggtttggaTGCTTATAAAACAATCTCTTATGATATCTTTATCTATTTATCATAATGTTCAATGTGCAATTATAAGTGTTTGGTGAAGGATGTCGTAAAGCTATATCTTTGAAGCTCTACTTGATATCATGTTTGGCTATCTAACAAGGTACAATAAAAGCAACATGAAGTACTTTTTAAGGTTTACCATCTTTGTTAATCGTTTTGGCAACTCTTAACATCATTACTTTAAGTATCATTAATTTTATAATCACTATCATTCTATCAATATTCTTAGGCAGTGTTGCGAAATCGATGTTGTCatgtataattttttttaaagaaaatcgtTGCATCCTAAGTTTTTGAACATTTTTCTCTCCCAGGTAGTTAGATTGACAACATGTTATCACAAGCCCTAGAGTAATTATCAAAATATTTCATGTAGGATTTGTTCCACCATATCTTTATCGCATAGGAAGAGAAAGACTAGAGATTCAAATTAATCTTGGATGCCATAAATCGGGCCTATGGATTTTCTGGAACTCACCCACTccaaaaacattttgttctgtaaTAACTGTGCGCTACAACTTTATTTTATGAAGGATGACACCATCTATTTGTTTTTACAAGAGCAATCAATTTCAACTGTCATAAATTCAGCTTCCACATCGTATATCAACTTAATGGATTTTGTAGAGTTATAGTAGGAATGATAACTTTAGATAGTTACTTTGTTTCTGTCTTTTTCTTCCATTTCCTTGTTGGTGCGGGATAGTTGTACTTGCTACTATTATTTCATATTAATATTTAATAAAGAGTTATTGAACATTCATTCTCTCTTGATTTAAAATGCTTTagctagaaaagaaaaaaagggtaTTTatgatactttcaagataactttCAAATATGCATTACATGTAGTTTGTCACGTTGATTCGATACAGAATATTTTGTGAGGTCGTAATATAACATTGTCTTTGATTTTTCGATAATATCATTTTATGATATTGTTATTGATGTGTTTTTATGGTGCGTGTAATTCTAATTTTTTGTATTACAACTAACATCGGATTATGAACTATTCTTGCTTACCTTATAAAATTCAGGGCAATGAATGAAATTTGAAGCCAGTTTATTTTAGTTAATAGAGAAAGTGGAGCAGTAGATGACTTATGTTTGAGGTAAAACTGATGGGGATGGTCGTTCCCTAGAACAACAAATTCTTGAAgtaatatgaataaggatttgatTTAAAAACTTAGTGGATTGAATTTATGGGGAACATAATTATACTGTTTTTAATACCGTGTTTCCACCGATAATGATGAGTTTGATTTGTTAGTTACACAACTTGGACCATATGTAGCTACAATTCTTTGAATCTTGATTTTTCGCATTACTCTGTCTTTAGACATCCACAAAGAGAAGGTTATGGGTATAATATTACTCTTTCATTTTGAAAGAGTAACACTACCGATTAGAGCAAATTTGTTGTTATTATGGTACTCTTTCACCACCCTTTTATCCCAAAATCTTTAAAACACTCATTTAGATgaaaaagtgtatgaaagagATCAACCCAAATGGTAAACAGTCTTTATATGACAAATTATCTAGAGGATGATTAAATATCAAACAATTTGGAGAATGgaaataaaaccaaaaaaaaaaatattttaaaagaaaaaaacaattggACAACAAAGAATCTGGAGGAATAcgtattttttttgttattattttaaaatttaaaatattcCCTCCATATTTTTTAATataagatttaaaaaaaattagtatACGACAAACTATTTTGTCGTATGGTCTCTCCTTCACTATTTGCCATAGTGGCTTCCCTTCTTCGTATGAACCACTCCTCTTTCATTATGTAGAAGTTAGTCTCATTTGGAGACTAACATAGTCCATGCTCCTACaacaagaaatataaaatgagaaaAGTCATTCAAAGTGAAGGAGTTTGAGCACCAGATACCAAAATTTGTTCAAACAGAAGAAACTAAAAATGTTCGGCTCAAGTGAAAACAACTTTCACCAAATTCTCTAGAAAGCGAAAGACGATTTATAGAAAATGTTTGGGCGGCTAATTTTTGACCACTTGAGAGATTTTTCTCTTTAATCGGATGATGTTCAGCCGCTTAGTGTATTTTATTCACTTTTTCATAGTGCGAAGTGCCATTGAGGTGGAACTAGGGCGTGACCACAAATAAATCCTAAGAAAACTAGAACGCGAACACATTATGAAAGTATAGCTATGCACAACCCCAAAAAAGCTTCACAAGTCACTTATTATTGACAACAAAACGTTTTTTGCTTGTTAACAAAAAGTTTTCATATCTAGTTTACTATATTAACAAAAGGTTTTCATAAGTACAAGCTAAAATATAAACGAGACCCACGATAAAATGTTTTTTTGCTtgggaataacaacaaccaagagAAAATGCCAATAATAAGTATCAGGGGCTATCAGGCGATTTTCTAATCTCTAACCTCTTCGGAAACACCAAAATGATCTCCCAAATCTTGGTAGGATGGTCCACACCAAATATGAATTGGATAAAGATCAACATTGATGGGGTTGCCAAAGGTCACCTGGGTTTTGCAGGTGCAGGTTTCATCAGAAATTTTGAGGCTTGAACTATGATGGCTTTGGCACAACCTTTATACATTCACGGTTGCCTTAACAACATAAACACGAGCCCTGCTTTTGGCATCCGGAACAACAATAAAGAGGCTATGCCCAAAAGTTCTTTTCAATGTACATTCAAAAAACATCCTCCGATTTATTAGCTCTCCCGCTTTCCCACCTTGGTACATCTCAGCGATGACTGAAAAAATAAAACATAGAATGAGTCAGATTCTATAAGTTATTATCCAATACAACTACAAAAAAGGAAATCAGGCAGCAAATATCAAGGCCAATCATACGATATATGGTAGCCAAATAGAAATTTATCAACCAAAATTTGGAACGAGACAATCCCACATTCTATCGGTCAAATTAATTCCATGACCGTGTGATATCACATATCCACGCGAAATTGGAACCTAAACTTCTTTATTCAATACGTGCtcccaaaaaagaaagaaaggctACACGTCGTGTTTTGTCGCTCGCCTGTCCTAGCTAGTTTAGCTTACTGGCACCCACATTATAGAGGTGATGATGGTCCTAATGGGAAACTAGATATCGTGCGAGACTTTTGTTTAAGCGGGAAGCGAAGGGATGGGAAAAAATTAATTCATCTGTAATGTCGATCTATGGTTGTCTGAATCTGGAAACATGATTACCAATAAgtaaaagaagaaagaaacccTAGAATATAGGAACTATGGATCGGATCCTTAAAGCTGCAAGAACTTCTGGTTCTTTAAATCTATCTAATAGATCTCTCACGTAAGTTCAATACATTCGTTAAcaaatactttattgtttattgCTCGAATCCTACTACATTTAATCTGTTAAATGAGCTAAAATTATGAGTTTCACTTTGTTGTGTAATGTCCAAATGGCTGGTTAGGGAATATTTGAGTGacttgatcaaattagggttttatgtgaATGACTAAACAACACTGCAATATTGCATTTGTAATTTGAACAGCTTTTAACTTTGTTTCAGGGAAGTACCAGATGAAGTTTACAAAAATTTGGAGGGGTTAGCAGATGGTGGAAACTGGTGGGAGGTATTTTTATTACTTCATATAAATGTTTATGAGATTTTAAGGGAAAAGGTTGTAAATTATCGTTTTATTTAACGATGTTGAATGTGTTCATCTTTGTATTCGCAGTCTGTAGAACTACAGAGGGTGATTTTGGCTCATAATGAAATTGAAGTTTTGAAAGAAGATGTTAGAAATTTATCCATGTTGGCCGTCTTAAATATCAGTCATAACAAGCTAACTCAGCTTCCAGCTGCTGTAGGAGAGTAAGTGAGCTGAATCTCATTAAAAAAGACTCTATATCGAAGTGTTTTGTTTTTCCTTGCTGACAATTTTACACATATTTGTCAGGCTCCAAATGCTAAAATCACTGGATGTGTCATTTAACCTGATAGACAGCATACCTGAAGATATTGGATCAGCTGCTTCTCTTGTCAAGTAAGCCTCCTGAaccacccttcttctcatcaTCTGTTACTGGCCATGGAAGTAACTGAAGGAGATATTGTTtggattttctttttgtttacaAACTATTATTTCATTGATTTTGACAAGGATATCGTAAATTTTAAACTTTCTAAATAAATTTTAGATAGAAGTTATAAAGTATATTATGAAAGCAACAATGCAAATATGTGTCCCACTAATTTGTGGTTCTTAATTCCATAGAAATCAAACAGATGCTGCCTACCAGGGTATTCTGCCTTGAAGTGTGCTTTCATAAGCATATACGCTATGCGCGCGTGACTTTCTAAAATGCTTATTATCTAAGTCATCGCAGAAGAAATAATGATCAATCTAGACCCCAATAAGATAAACAAACAGCAGTGAAACTAGAAAAATAATAGAACTAAAGATTGCTCAATAAGGATGTTGTGGTTGTTTGATTACAGAAAGACACAAAACTTTACCTTACTTTACCCTAGATGTTACATCTCTCTATTTCATCGATGAGATGACGTTTAGAACACCACATTTTAAGGTTACTTTACCTTAGGCGTTGCATGATTGCATCTCCTTCATTCTATTCCTTATTTGATTCTTTTCTAGTAGAATGTCCACCTCTATGTACCAGCTAGCACACTATTTGATGGACTAGAGTTCTTTATAAACTAGCAATTCTAAGAAAATAGAAATTCTTTCCAAGTTTGTAACTTTCAGGAAATTGCAACTCTAGTTTCTCCTTTAGGAATAGAATTTTTAATCCAGAATTACTTGGAGAGATATAATTTTCTTGTGTGTAAGCCTCATTTGGTTTGATTGTGAATTGAAAGAATTGAGGTTAATCTTCCTTGATCTCTTAGAAGGTCATTGTTCTGGTATTGGGTTTTTTGATAGGACCGTACCTAATAGCAGATCCAACAAGAAATACTATACAAGTACTTGTTGTCATATATGTGCGAGAAAACATGCCTAAGTAATGTGCTTTGTGTGATATGTTATACTCATTCACTTGTTTAACTCGGCATGTGGTGTTTCAGTACGTATTCTGAACTGAATGAGAAGAATCTTGTATCATTGCCATTTATTTCTCGCTAACCGTTTGATAACCCGCATCAAACAATCATTTTCACTCTACTTATGTCTGACAATGCTTATATTTTCTGACATTATTTCAGGCTCGATTGCTCGAATAacaaacttaaagaactcccaAGCTCCCTAGGAAGATGCGTGAATTTGTCAGACCTTAAGGTAACTCATCAGTGAATGTGCGCATccctttttaatttttaaagcTTTGCCCTTCATTAGTGAGTTTATTGGTACGGATCTATACACCATATGCTTGTTTTCGCAATTTTAGATGTTGAAGCCTATTACTGTCTCCTTCTCAGGCCTCCAACAATAGCTTAACAAGCTTGCCGGGAGATCTGAGCAACTGCTTAAAATTGGTGAAACTGGATGTTGAGGTACTTGTATTTAGAGCAAATTTTATGGTGATTGTGCATTATTCATTGTGCCTTAATGTGCCAATTCCCAAAATCGTGAATCATTTTATCAGTGATTCAAGTACTGATTATCTAAAGCTTTTGTCAGGGGAACAAATTAACAATTTTGTGTGAGAACAATCAAATGTCATGGACAACGCTTACTGAACTGAATGCTTGTAAGTGTTTCAATGCATGTTATTCCTGATATCTGTAACCTGCAAATCTTTTTCTGGAGATAGTAAAACCATATTGGTGGGTTTTTATGCAGCCAAGAATTTGCTGAGCAGCATCCCAGAAAATATAGGAATTCTTTCACGACTTATTCGTTTAGACCTCCATCAGAACAGTGAGTTGAATTTGCATTCATTATCTTTAGATATTTAAGGAATTTTCGTACATAACTTGAAGCATGGGGCGAAAATGCTGCCCGAATCTCAATTTTTCCAGTCATATATATTCTGGCACACCTGCTTATGTATTTTGGGTGCAGGGATTACTTCTATCCCATCATCAATCGCTGGTTGCAGTTCGCTCACCGAATTCTCAATGGGGTCTGAATTTATATTCTTCATTGTCTTCTATTGTACTACCACAATTATGTATAGTTATTGATGCTGGTGTCTTCTAAGTTTCAACGTTTGACTTTGACAGGAACAACATGCTCTCTTCCATACCGGCAGAAATAGGGGCTCTCACACAATTAGGAACACTGGATCTTCATTCAAATCAGGTGGTTACAAAGTGTAGTTTGTGTTGCTTCCTAGTTGTTTTTATCTGAATCGGAACTATTTGATCATGATTTCTATTTCTTGTACTGCGTGCAGCTGAAGGAATTCCCTGTTGAGGCATGCAAGTTGCAGGTTTCAGTCCTAGATTTGTCAAATAATTCACTCTCAGGACTACCTCCAGAAATTGGTAAGGTTAGCAGTTGGCTGCAGCTTCTTTTAGCACTTCTCAGTGGAGTGACATGAGAACCAGTATCATTCTTTTCACAATTTTTGGTGACACCATTTTGTAAACCACCCAAGTTGCCTAGATATCTAATTCCTTACTCTTCAGGGTCCCGAAATTTGTTGCAAGCTGTCCAAAACGGCAAAAAGAATTAAAATGTATAGTTAGCAATCTAATATCAATTCAACTTAATGTAATGCTACATCCAATCTCCAAGAATTTGTTCTACTGGACTCCATTAGTAGGTAGTCTGGTTCTCTTCCCGTCCTCCTATTACTACTAAGTCTCCTATTTGGTTGAGATCCAAAGATTTCTACAGTGTGTCATGCTGGAAATACAGATTTGGGAAAAAATGTCTTTAGTAATTGGAAATTGTGTACGAGCCTCCTTTGATGTCACAATCTTTTCACCTTTCCGCCAAAGACTTACTTACTGCCCCGTGCACAACTAGCAAATTTCTATTGTTTGTTTGGCTGTTCAAAATTGTTGGCATACTTTGTAAACATGATAATGCTGTCACTATTGATTCTAATTATCCTACAGGCATGATGACGAGTCTCAGAAAGCTTCTGCTCGTTGGTAATCCGATGCGAAGTCTTCGAAGGTTTGAATTGGGACTGGGTCGTTTACTTGATTTAAAGTGTTGACCAGTTAAGTAGTTTACCTAACTGAGTTTTGATTATAGCTCGCTGGTGAATGGTCCTACACCGGCTTTATTGAAGTATCTCCGAAGTAGAGTGTCTGCTGATGAAGGCAAGTTGAATCTGACTTTCTTGGATAGTACTAATGTTGTATAACAGTTTAAACCTTATATGTGTTCTTTCTAAAATATTTTACGCGGTTTTGTTCATTTTAACGCAATTACAGGGTCTGCTTCCACTTCCTTGAAAGAAGATGTAATTGTCAAGGCAGctcgtctctctctctcttccaaGGTTCGCCTTCTCTGCATATCTCAATTTTGTGACTACATTTGTACATAACTGATAGTTCACTGGTAAAGCATAGTATGCGCTACATGTATGGTGTTAAATATAAGATTAGCAATCCTGCTTTCGGGTGACGAATCTCTATAATTTTATTGTTGGAAATGAAGATTCTTTAGGAGGTCACTGAAGATGGATCTAACCTTTCATGGACATCATGTTTCCGATTATGATGGTTTTGGACCTTTCTCTTTGGTCCTAAAATCTCAGATTTTGCAATTCTTTTCATGCATATAGAAAATTTGAACTTTTTGCATTTGTTCTTTCAGGAACTTTCTCTAACTGGGTTGGGCTTGGTCTCAGTTCCACCTTCAGTTTGGGAATCAAGTGATATCGTAAAAGTTGATCTTTCTAGAAATTCCATTCAAGGGCTACCTGACGAGCTTTCATCATGTAGCTCCCTTCAGGTAATTTATGGATAACGTGCCTTTGGTGGGGATAGAGAATCACAAGTTGTTATAATCAACTTATGTACTCACATACTTACATACATACATGCATACATatgagaaaacaaaaatcatgaaGTTCATTAACTCATTGAAGCAAAAATCATAAACCGTGAATCGGATCCACCGTGATTGGCGAAGTTTCCTACTTGTTATATGGCAAGCCTGAAACTTGGGTGCTTTCTTATTCTTTTCAATGTGTTTCAGACTCTGATATTGTCGGGGAATAAATTTAAGGAATGGCCTGGTTCAGTCCTAAGCTCTCTCCCTAATCTGTTATGTTTAAAGCTGGACAACAATCCCCTTACAAAGGTAATTCTGATTCAATTATGTTTTACTTCTTTAAGATGCCAGAAATGACAAGAAATGCTAGTATATAGAAGCACCTTGTATATAATTCATAAGCCACTCAAGTGCCATGTTATGTGTTTTCTTTCCTACCTTTGCCTCCTTTTATCTTATATGGAGTATATACATATATATCAAGCTTCCTTGTTCGCTGGAATTTGCAGATCCCTTCAGATGCATTTGGAGCTCTCTCGAAACTCCAAATACTGGATTTGAGTGGTAACGCTACTTCATTACCACAACCTCCCGCATTCTCTAGCTTACCCCAGTTGCAAGAGCTTTATCTGAGGTATTCCTTGGGCCGAACTAGTTACTTCTTTAATTTATTCATAAAATGCATCATCTCATTATCTTTAACTATACCTTTTGGGTACAGGCGTATGCAACTACATGACATCCCTTCAGATTTACTATGCTTACAACAGCTGCGGATTCTTGATTTGAGCCAAAATTCACTTGTATCAATACCAAAGGTAaaactagtttttcttttttggttttaaAACATGTTTTTTTAATGCAAACTAGTTATCCAATTGTTATATGCATATTTTCTTGGTAGGGTTTAAGACGCTTACTTTAAATTGATATGCAGGAATTTGGGAGATTTACATCTCTCATTGAGCTTAACCTGTCTGACAACAACATCTCAATGATTCCACCGCAGCTGGTTAGGAAACAAAATCTTAACTCCTTTCACTTTCTTTTTTCCTTTGCATAttcattttgaggttgttgtggcGTGTATCATACATTAGTGTCAATAAAAAGCACCGAGTAGATGTGCCAGCAGAACTAATTGACTTGATATAGCATTTTTTGTTGCACCTTTTGTACCTATTCTTATAACAAAGTTACTTGAGCAGGGTTTACTGGAAGATAGCTTACAGGCTTTGAGACTCGATGGGAATCCATTGAGAAGGTAAAATGCTTTGCTCGTCATTTTTATTTATCTGAGAAACAATTGGCAGCAAAATTTGAACTCGACATGGGACGTCAGTCAAGATTGCTAATTTCCCCAGCTCTTTTGAAGCGAggcttaaaatgataaaaatcaaTGGTCTTCAGTGGTTTTTTTTGTTTACTTAGCCACTCAACCTGtccttggtgtttttttttttttgaatttgaaatggaCAACCACTCAATTCTCATGGAAATTACTGGTGATTGTATTTCAAACCTCCAAACTCAAATCTTAACAATTTCTGCAGCATACGACGTGCCATTTTAGATCGTGGAACCAAAGGAGTTTTGAGTTATTTGAAGGAACGGATTCCAGAGTAGTAATTTCACAATAGCTCATGTTCCTGTTATCTTTTTATTCCTACTTGTGTATCTCTGCTTTATTGATTGATTGTTTTTCATTTGAATCTCAGTTGAAGTTTATTTATTCTGTTCTGTTTGAGAAGGCCAGAAAATTGTATGGGTGGCTACACTGAAACCTTATAAGCCTGTATAAACTTTGTATTGTACGTTTAATTTTTTAAAGTGATATGGCACAGAACGAAAAATCCAGATGTTACTCTCCCACTCCAGATGGACTTGGCAATAAAAGCCGATTTGGTGACAGTTGAAAAAGGAGGTTCCCAACATGTTTTAATCTCCGACCATCCTTGAGATGAATGGTTATTTATATATATGAAAAAGATGTATTTTACCTACCCTTGTGGACATTCAATGAATAAGTAAAAAGATTGTTCGTGCAATTTGGCAGTGTTCTCTAAACATGCATTTGATAGAGATGTTACACCGACTATGTACTCTTTTCCCAATTGATTGGAATGTAATAAAGAGCAAGGAACAAAAtaagaagcaaaaaaaaacagaattgtAAATTAAGCTCGACTAGTAGGATAAGCTTTAGGCCCTAAAAGAAACTGGAGTGGAGAAAAAAGATTGCAACCTATATGCTCTGATTGGGAACCAGACGCCAAAACAAGGAACCGCACGGCTACTTTTAGGATATTCTTTTTGATCTGAATTTTATTTGAATTATTTAATGATAACAACCAAAAAGAGCTGCACTATACTGTAAGAAGCAACCTTAGAATTAGAGTATTAAAAGTTACGGGAAGGATTGTCAATTGGGATCTCGATCTAACTACATCACTTATTTTGACTCGATTCATATAATCCTACTGTATTCAACAATTTTGAATCAAATTCAAATGCGATATATCAGATCAGACGAGCCAGAAAGAAAACAAACACCTTGCATCACCCGGTGCTGAAGAAAACAAACACCTTGCATCACCCGGTGCTGTTAATGGCACTACTGCACTAAAAAGGCTCAACATTCTTCCAAGGGTTAATGTGGTTGAAGTCGTGGAGTTGATAAGGGATGGGACAAGTGAATCCAAGGATGAGCTGCACCGCTGCCCCAGAGCACGAAGCTTTGCTTTGGTCAGCTTGAATTCGTATTCGTTGGAGCCGAGTCATCATGTCTCATCAAAAGGCAATATGAAAAACGCCTAAGAAGATTAATTACAGGGTTCAAAGTTCAAACTCccaactctttttctttttttaagtaaTTGCAGGCATTTCGATAAAAAGAACAATGAAAACTCAACCTAAATAACATTTGGACACTCAACATTTCCATGTATGGCATGCAGTTTCCAGTCTCAACATCATACAGCAATCAAGAATGACAATAAAAGAATCTTTTCCCAGTAAATCCTTTTCATCTTCTACTATAAACAACCTAAGCTATTAGGGTACTGTTACCATTTAGAGCAACAAAAACTAACCACCAAAAAGAGAACAGTAAACTACGTGCTGTGACTCAAGCAGCCAAGCTTTTAATAGCGTCAGCAGTATGACTTGATTGTTCCTCAGACACGTCCTCTTTGCGCATTTGAAAACCACCTAGAAACTGGAAGAACCGAAATATTCCTTGGTTAGCATCGTCTTCTCCTTTTGTACTTTGATCTTCATGGGGGTCCATATTTAACTTCAGCTTAGAATCATCAGACTGTGATTCTGTTTTTGCTGGAGGAAGCAGATCGTTCTCTGTAGTATGACTCGATTGTTCCTCAGACACAGCCTCTTTGCACATTCGAAAACCACCTAGAAACTGGAAGAATCGAAATATTCCTTGGTTAGCATCGTCTTCTCCTTTTGCACTTTGATCTTCGTGGGGGTTCATATTTAACGTCAGCTTAGAATCATCA encodes:
- the LOC113348838 gene encoding plant intracellular Ras-group-related LRR protein 6-like — protein: MDRILKAARTSGSLNLSNRSLTEVPDEVYKNLEGLADGGNWWESVELQRVILAHNEIEVLKEDVRNLSMLAVLNISHNKLTQLPAAVGELQMLKSLDVSFNLIDSIPEDIGSAASLVKLDCSNNKLKELPSSLGRCVNLSDLKASNNSLTSLPGDLSNCLKLVKLDVEGNKLTILCENNQMSWTTLTELNASKNLLSSIPENIGILSRLIRLDLHQNRITSIPSSIAGCSSLTEFSMGNNMLSSIPAEIGALTQLGTLDLHSNQLKEFPVEACKLQVSVLDLSNNSLSGLPPEIGMMTSLRKLLLVGNPMRSLRSSLVNGPTPALLKYLRSRVSADEGSASTSLKEDVIVKAARLSLSSKELSLTGLGLVSVPPSVWESSDIVKVDLSRNSIQGLPDELSSCSSLQTLILSGNKFKEWPGSVLSSLPNLLCLKLDNNPLTKIPSDAFGALSKLQILDLSGNATSLPQPPAFSSLPQLQELYLRRMQLHDIPSDLLCLQQLRILDLSQNSLVSIPKEFGRFTSLIELNLSDNNISMIPPQLGLLEDSLQALRLDGNPLRSIRRAILDRGTKGVLSYLKERIPE
- the LOC113353818 gene encoding uncharacterized protein LOC113353818, whose translation is MGFLKVMPLNELVDPGKGFVIDDTLYIKVEVLSALKIIKSSPALTTENDLLPPAKTETQSDDSKLTLNMNPHEDQSAKGEDDANQGIFRFFQFLGGFRMCKEAVSEEQSSHTTENDLLPPAKTESQSDDSKLKLNMDPHEDQSTKGEDDANQGIFRFFQFLGGFQMRKEDVSEEQSSHTADAIKSLAA